One Gloeobacter morelensis MG652769 DNA window includes the following coding sequences:
- the rlmB gene encoding 23S rRNA (guanosine(2251)-2'-O)-methyltransferase RlmB — translation MAPTPRPQRPKRPSTKAKPYSAAKPKTKRPAKLVRKATGEVSRPERPRDATRTAKVKDITPTGAGSRTPKTIKTRMAPEAAPTVVESDEAELLYGKQSVIAALQNSRPLNRIWLTEKLRYDPRFLRLLDAAKAGGAVIDIVEPRRLDQLTAGGNHQGIAAQAAAHPYVEFEELIASLVERPDPVLLAADGIEDPHNLGALIRSAEAFGFQGMILPQRRAVGVTATVAKVAAGAVEHLPIARVTNLNQAIERLKEAGYQIVGTQERASQALYELKLEGPLVVVVGSEGKGISLLTQRHCDHMVSIPLAGKTTSLNASVAGGIMLYEVMRQRRGNQIDLS, via the coding sequence ATGGCCCCGACACCCCGTCCCCAGAGGCCTAAGCGCCCGAGCACCAAGGCGAAGCCCTACTCCGCCGCCAAACCTAAAACCAAGCGCCCGGCCAAACTGGTGCGTAAAGCCACAGGCGAGGTGTCCCGACCCGAACGGCCGCGCGATGCGACCCGAACGGCCAAAGTCAAAGACATCACCCCGACCGGGGCCGGGAGCCGCACCCCCAAGACCATCAAGACCCGCATGGCCCCTGAAGCTGCCCCGACCGTAGTCGAGAGCGACGAGGCAGAATTGCTCTACGGCAAACAGTCGGTGATCGCCGCCCTGCAGAACAGCCGTCCGCTCAACCGCATCTGGCTCACCGAGAAGTTGCGCTACGACCCGCGCTTTTTGCGGCTGCTCGACGCAGCCAAGGCCGGCGGGGCGGTGATCGACATCGTCGAGCCGCGCCGGCTCGATCAGCTCACCGCCGGGGGCAACCACCAGGGCATCGCCGCCCAGGCCGCCGCCCATCCCTACGTCGAATTCGAGGAATTGATCGCTTCGCTCGTGGAGCGGCCCGACCCGGTGTTGCTCGCCGCCGACGGCATCGAAGATCCCCACAATCTGGGGGCGCTCATCCGCTCCGCCGAGGCGTTCGGTTTTCAGGGGATGATCTTGCCCCAGCGGCGGGCGGTGGGGGTGACGGCGACGGTGGCCAAGGTGGCGGCAGGGGCGGTGGAGCACCTGCCCATCGCCCGGGTCACCAACCTCAACCAGGCCATCGAACGCCTCAAGGAGGCGGGTTATCAGATTGTCGGCACCCAGGAGAGGGCGAGCCAGGCGCTCTACGAACTGAAGCTGGAGGGGCCATTGGTAGTCGTGGTGGGCTCCGAGGGCAAGGGCATTTCGCTACTCACCCAGCGCCACTGCGACCACATGGTCTCGATTCCGCTGGCGGGCAAGACGACCAGCCTCAACGCTTCGGTGGCAGGTGGGATTATGCTTTACGAGGTGATGCGCCAGCGCCGCGGCAACCAGATCGACCTCAGCTAG
- a CDS encoding Mini-ribonuclease 3, with protein MDPVQIRSLSLEALAYLGDAVWELHVRTRVLLPPRRRQRLHGDTVACVRASAQAKLATCLSPHLTVEEADWLRRGRNAGGTVPRRLDPATYRLATAFEALLGYLFLADRDRLGVILHLCDEFQQHHGPDTPSPEA; from the coding sequence TTGGATCCCGTCCAGATCCGCTCGCTGTCGCTGGAGGCGCTGGCCTACCTGGGCGACGCGGTCTGGGAACTGCACGTGCGCACGCGGGTTCTGCTCCCCCCCCGCCGCCGCCAGAGGCTGCACGGCGACACCGTCGCCTGTGTGCGGGCCTCTGCCCAGGCAAAGCTTGCGACCTGCCTGTCCCCGCACCTGACGGTGGAGGAGGCCGACTGGCTAAGGCGCGGCCGCAACGCCGGGGGGACGGTCCCGCGGCGCCTCGACCCAGCCACCTACCGTTTGGCCACGGCCTTCGAGGCTTTGTTAGGATATTTGTTTCTGGCTGACCGCGACCGCCTCGGGGTCATCCTTCACCTGTGCGATGAGTTTCAACAACACCATGGCCCCGACACCCCGTCCCCAGAGGCCTAA
- a CDS encoding STAS domain-containing protein, with protein MSLRGTRDEGENYQLFRLIGQLDAFSEPVFRKVMNKYIEEGTPNVVLDLSQIDFVDSSGLGALVQLAKKVQGVPGTFQIVANPRVTQTVRLVRLEQFLSLRNSLEEALGHIPGK; from the coding sequence GTGAGCCTGAGGGGCACCCGCGATGAAGGCGAAAACTACCAGCTTTTTCGCCTGATTGGTCAGCTGGACGCCTTCTCGGAACCCGTCTTCCGCAAAGTGATGAATAAGTACATCGAGGAAGGCACGCCCAACGTCGTGCTGGATTTGTCGCAGATCGATTTTGTCGACAGCTCCGGCCTGGGGGCGCTGGTGCAGCTGGCCAAAAAAGTGCAGGGGGTTCCCGGTACTTTCCAAATCGTCGCCAACCCGCGCGTCACCCAGACGGTGCGGCTGGTGCGCCTGGAGCAGTTTTTGTCGCTGCGCAATTCCCTCGAAGAAGCGCTCGGGCACATTCCCGGAAAGTAG
- a CDS encoding ABC1 kinase family protein yields MSSAISTSCARRLPACAQNCSASATRKPREVPVPLCYPFVIVSAPPSSAKNYRWNRVNYSRTRRVIDIWGFFLLILFYRWWDSKKWTYRSGDSEENRSRRQRMRAIWTRETMLELGPTFIKVGQLFSTRADLFPKEYIEELSRLQDEVPAFPYEQVVEIVEGQFGKPIPQVFQFFDPTPIAAASLGQVHRAQLHSSEEVVVKVQRPGLEKLFNVDLGILRGIAQYLQNHPRYGRGGREWVPIYDECARILMLEIDYLNEGRNADTFRRNFKDSPEICVPRVYWRYSSPKVLTLEYLPGIKISNYAALEAAGLDRRSLARIGARSYLQQLLNDGFFHADPHPGNIAVRHDGALIFYDFGMMGHIQPGTKEKLMDTFLGVAQSDADKVIDSLIELGAIKKNADRVPIRRSIEFLLTNFVNQPYSMQSFNFAELTDDIYEMAYEQPFRFPATFTFVLRAVSTLEGLGKGLDPDFNFMDVAQPFADQLMAVNSEFGMRELLNQLGQQVGQVSSMTVNLPRRIEQTLERADRGELRVRTKSIETERLLKRLNSAAIGGIYSVLLAAFLICSVVLYTADHILEAIAAFGLAGLLSFALGRVLLRLQRIDTDLQ; encoded by the coding sequence ATGTCCAGCGCAATATCGACGAGTTGCGCGCGGAGGTTGCCCGCCTGCGCTCAGAATTGCAGCGCTTCCGCAACCAGGAAGCCACGTGAAGTCCCTGTCCCCCTTTGCTACCCATTCGTGATCGTGTCGGCGCCGCCTTCTTCTGCCAAGAACTATCGCTGGAATCGGGTCAACTACTCGCGCACCCGCCGCGTGATCGATATTTGGGGCTTCTTTTTGTTGATTCTGTTCTACCGCTGGTGGGACAGCAAAAAGTGGACCTACCGCAGCGGCGACAGCGAAGAAAACCGCTCGCGCCGCCAGCGCATGCGGGCCATCTGGACGCGCGAGACGATGCTTGAACTGGGCCCGACTTTTATCAAAGTCGGGCAACTGTTTTCGACGCGGGCGGATTTGTTTCCCAAAGAATACATCGAAGAACTCTCCAGGCTCCAGGACGAGGTGCCGGCCTTTCCCTACGAACAAGTCGTCGAGATCGTCGAGGGCCAGTTCGGCAAACCGATCCCCCAGGTCTTCCAGTTTTTTGATCCGACCCCGATTGCCGCCGCTTCCCTGGGTCAGGTGCACAGAGCCCAGCTGCACTCCAGCGAAGAAGTGGTTGTCAAAGTGCAGCGCCCGGGCCTGGAGAAGCTGTTCAATGTCGATCTCGGCATCCTGCGCGGCATCGCCCAGTATCTGCAGAACCACCCGCGCTACGGCCGGGGCGGGCGCGAGTGGGTGCCCATCTACGACGAGTGCGCCCGCATTCTCATGCTCGAGATTGACTACCTCAATGAGGGGCGCAACGCCGACACCTTCCGCCGCAACTTTAAAGACAGCCCCGAAATTTGCGTGCCGCGGGTCTACTGGCGCTACTCCTCCCCCAAGGTGCTCACCCTCGAATATTTGCCGGGCATCAAAATCAGCAACTACGCGGCGCTGGAGGCGGCGGGGCTCGACCGGCGATCGCTAGCGCGCATCGGGGCGCGCTCCTACCTGCAGCAGCTGCTCAACGACGGCTTCTTTCACGCCGATCCCCACCCGGGCAACATCGCCGTGCGCCACGACGGGGCGCTGATTTTTTATGACTTCGGCATGATGGGCCACATCCAGCCGGGCACCAAAGAGAAGCTCATGGACACCTTTCTCGGGGTGGCCCAATCCGATGCCGACAAGGTGATCGATTCACTCATCGAACTGGGGGCTATCAAGAAAAACGCCGATCGCGTGCCCATCCGCCGCTCGATCGAATTTTTGCTCACCAACTTTGTCAACCAGCCCTACAGCATGCAGTCGTTCAACTTTGCAGAGTTGACCGACGACATTTACGAGATGGCTTACGAGCAGCCCTTTCGCTTTCCGGCGACTTTCACGTTTGTGCTGCGGGCCGTCTCGACCCTCGAAGGACTGGGCAAGGGCCTCGATCCCGATTTCAACTTTATGGACGTGGCCCAGCCTTTTGCTGATCAGCTCATGGCTGTCAATTCAGAATTCGGTATGCGCGAACTATTGAACCAGCTCGGCCAGCAGGTGGGCCAGGTCAGTTCGATGACCGTCAACCTGCCCCGGCGCATCGAGCAGACTTTGGAGCGGGCCGACCGCGGCGAACTGCGGGTGCGCACCAAGTCGATCGAGACGGAGCGGCTGCTCAAGCGGCTCAACTCGGCGGCCATCGGCGGCATCTACAGCGTGCTGTTGGCGGCCTTTCTCATCTGTTCGGTCGTGCTCTACACCGCCGACCATATTCTCGAGGCGATCGCCGCCTTTGGCCTGGCGGGTCTGCTGTCCTTCGCCCTCGGGCGGGTGCTGCTGCGGTTGCAGCGCATCGACACCGACTTGCAGTAG
- a CDS encoding DUF6825 family protein: MSDPWIRTFFIGRATAEILLEKLEDAVTDVLSEVGKAEADWRDGLRQFTEAVITRAEAEQAETLADLSAEGYTARTPAASKDVQRNIDELRAEVARLRSELQRFRNQEAT, from the coding sequence GTGAGCGATCCGTGGATCCGGACTTTTTTTATCGGTAGGGCGACGGCCGAGATTTTGCTTGAAAAGCTTGAAGATGCCGTCACCGATGTGCTGAGTGAAGTGGGCAAGGCCGAGGCGGATTGGCGCGATGGGCTGCGGCAATTTACCGAGGCGGTGATTACCCGTGCGGAGGCCGAACAAGCCGAGACGCTGGCGGATTTGAGCGCCGAGGGCTACACGGCGCGCACCCCGGCCGCTTCCAAAGATGTCCAGCGCAATATCGACGAGTTGCGCGCGGAGGTTGCCCGCCTGCGCTCAGAATTGCAGCGCTTCCGCAACCAGGAAGCCACGTGA
- a CDS encoding DMT family transporter: MAEIRDRFAGTVSGKIYLWLAVFIFGLANPVVRKLTELGALYPVEGRNPISLCNVLFVGNLCALPVLFAVYRHEWTPGNLGRISRREWSLLLIVALLAGALAPALIFQALSLAMVSSVLFVSRIETPLLLALSVWLYGERLNRYQSAGALMCFVGALVPLLLPSGGVPTFSMAEDLWSFGMGEGFAALAAVASAVATILSKNGLAAVPPGIYLVVRSALGAVIFFVVAWALYGPEHFQDAFSPILWQWMLLYGAVIVALGQLLWFSGLKRAAILDASLASSFIPAIGTVGAYFLLGEVPDGIQYFSGILVILGLLLSQWGSRRSPPVALDAMGGTAGGFKGV; this comes from the coding sequence ATGGCCGAGATTCGCGACCGCTTCGCAGGCACTGTGTCCGGCAAAATTTATCTTTGGTTGGCCGTCTTCATCTTTGGTCTGGCCAATCCGGTGGTCCGCAAATTGACCGAACTGGGCGCTCTGTATCCGGTGGAGGGCCGCAATCCGATTTCGCTGTGCAACGTTCTGTTTGTCGGCAATCTGTGTGCGCTGCCGGTGCTGTTTGCTGTCTACCGCCACGAGTGGACGCCGGGCAATCTGGGACGCATAAGCCGCCGGGAATGGTCACTGCTGCTCATCGTTGCTCTGCTTGCCGGTGCCCTCGCACCCGCCTTGATCTTCCAGGCGCTTTCGCTAGCGATGGTCAGCAGTGTGCTGTTCGTCAGCCGTATCGAGACACCGCTGCTATTGGCGCTGTCGGTGTGGCTGTACGGCGAGCGCCTCAACCGCTACCAGAGCGCCGGGGCGCTGATGTGCTTTGTAGGCGCGTTGGTGCCGCTGCTGCTGCCCTCCGGCGGTGTCCCGACTTTCTCGATGGCCGAAGATCTGTGGAGCTTCGGGATGGGGGAAGGATTCGCAGCCCTGGCCGCCGTCGCCTCCGCCGTCGCCACCATCCTCAGCAAAAACGGTCTCGCCGCGGTGCCCCCCGGCATCTATCTGGTGGTGCGCTCAGCTTTGGGGGCGGTGATTTTCTTTGTCGTCGCCTGGGCCCTCTACGGACCGGAACACTTTCAGGACGCTTTCTCGCCAATCTTGTGGCAGTGGATGCTCCTGTACGGGGCCGTCATCGTCGCCCTTGGGCAGTTGCTCTGGTTTTCCGGCCTCAAGCGCGCCGCCATCCTCGATGCGTCCCTTGCCAGTTCGTTTATTCCAGCCATCGGTACCGTAGGAGCCTATTTTCTGCTGGGCGAGGTGCCGGACGGCATCCAGTACTTCAGCGGCATCCTGGTCATCTTGGGTCTGTTGCTCAGCCAGTGGGGTTCCCGGCGATCTCCGCCAGTCGCTCTCGACGCAATGGGGGGGACAGCGGGTGGATTTAAGGGAGTGTGA
- a CDS encoding YnfA family protein: protein MALLLFGLAAAAEIGGCFAFWSVLRLGKSPLWLLPGLLSLVAFAWLLTRSEAAYAGRAYAAYGGVYIAASLVWLWLVEGTRPDRWDLAGALLCLAGAAVILLADRSP, encoded by the coding sequence GTGGCTCTGCTGCTGTTTGGGCTTGCGGCGGCGGCCGAAATTGGCGGTTGTTTTGCTTTCTGGTCGGTGCTGCGCCTGGGCAAAAGCCCACTTTGGCTACTGCCGGGCCTGTTGTCGCTGGTCGCCTTCGCCTGGCTTTTGACGCGCTCGGAGGCGGCCTACGCCGGTCGGGCCTACGCGGCCTACGGCGGCGTCTATATCGCGGCGTCGCTGGTGTGGCTGTGGCTGGTAGAAGGTACCCGGCCGGATCGCTGGGATCTGGCCGGGGCACTTTTATGCTTGGCAGGAGCGGCCGTTATTTTGCTTGCCGACCGCTCCCCGTAA
- a CDS encoding M56 family metallopeptidase, producing MSHAWFLPLAGAGASALGAYLWLCWRLHTQCPSPGRQQAYLLGLFLPVLIGCLLSWHLLEDLYLGGEHGLPLVGWQVLQSPPAWWLIWTVGLTAAGGAEYILRHRRLGRRLESCACDDDQARRTQLWADALARQAGCRGLCVRRLFTCRPVAVLVGWYRPVLFLSSWYFDALTEGELRTVLAHELAHARRRDNLVAALGRGLLWGAYWLPTSRYCWERLLEEREAVADEWAAALTGAPLQLASALVKVAEAQSGAAPLPASTLEGCTGVERRVERLIAMHRRSAVECPRGRPGASVWLGAALATFLLTDTLPHLLDMLLAGGG from the coding sequence ATGAGCCACGCCTGGTTTTTGCCGCTGGCGGGGGCGGGGGCGAGCGCCCTGGGGGCGTACCTGTGGCTTTGCTGGCGGCTGCATACCCAGTGCCCTTCCCCCGGCAGGCAACAGGCGTATCTACTGGGTCTGTTTTTGCCGGTGTTGATTGGCTGTCTGCTCAGCTGGCACCTGCTAGAAGATCTGTACCTGGGCGGCGAGCACGGCCTGCCGCTGGTCGGCTGGCAGGTGCTCCAGTCACCGCCTGCCTGGTGGCTCATCTGGACTGTGGGGCTCACGGCGGCGGGCGGCGCCGAGTACATCCTGCGGCACCGGCGGCTGGGCCGGCGGCTGGAAAGCTGTGCCTGCGACGACGATCAGGCCCGGCGGACGCAGCTTTGGGCCGACGCGCTGGCCCGGCAGGCGGGCTGTCGGGGGCTATGCGTGCGGCGGCTATTCACCTGCCGACCGGTCGCAGTTCTGGTCGGTTGGTACCGGCCGGTGCTGTTTTTGTCGAGTTGGTACTTCGACGCGCTTACCGAAGGGGAACTGCGCACGGTACTAGCGCACGAGTTGGCCCACGCCCGGCGCCGGGATAACCTTGTGGCCGCGCTCGGCCGGGGATTGCTGTGGGGAGCTTATTGGCTGCCCACAAGCCGGTATTGCTGGGAGCGGTTGCTCGAGGAGCGCGAGGCGGTGGCGGACGAATGGGCGGCTGCTCTGACGGGTGCGCCGCTGCAGCTGGCAAGCGCGCTGGTGAAGGTGGCCGAGGCGCAGAGCGGCGCCGCACCGCTGCCGGCCAGCACCCTGGAGGGTTGCACGGGCGTCGAGCGGCGCGTCGAGCGGCTTATCGCCATGCACCGGCGCTCGGCGGTGGAGTGCCCGCGAGGGCGGCCGGGTGCCTCTGTGTGGCTCGGGGCGGCGCTTGCGACGTTTTTGTTGACCGATACGCTGCCGCACCTGTTGGATATGCTGCTGGCGGGCGGGGGCTGA
- a CDS encoding BlaI/MecI/CopY family transcriptional regulator yields MDLTNVHAIFRPNQQGLKKVLGDLEAEIMEAVWAQGQPVLAKDIHPQLPAGKDLSYSTIVCTMTALVEKHLLQVVAKEGKARIYLPTTSRADFLHQTLGHVIDNILAAFPDTAAALMQRRLDTEASSLPRLRQRLDALSAEEQP; encoded by the coding sequence GTGGATCTGACGAACGTTCACGCCATCTTTCGCCCCAACCAGCAGGGGCTCAAAAAAGTCCTGGGTGATCTGGAGGCAGAAATCATGGAAGCGGTCTGGGCACAGGGGCAGCCGGTGCTCGCCAAGGATATCCACCCGCAATTGCCCGCCGGCAAAGATTTGAGTTACAGCACGATCGTCTGCACGATGACGGCGTTGGTGGAAAAGCATTTATTGCAGGTGGTGGCCAAAGAGGGCAAGGCGCGCATCTACCTGCCCACGACGAGCCGCGCGGACTTTTTGCACCAGACCCTCGGGCACGTCATCGACAACATCCTCGCCGCTTTCCCGGACACGGCCGCGGCCCTGATGCAGCGGCGGTTGGACACCGAAGCATCGTCTTTGCCGCGCTTGCGGCAGCGACTCGATGCGCTGAGTGCCGAGGAGCAGCCATGA
- a CDS encoding efflux RND transporter periplasmic adaptor subunit codes for MRSKAARILTVAVLAGAAVAAPVRAGDGHGETTFAPQGVAGGGEVRIEPQMQRALGLKVATVGERPVRAGLVVNGQIEAIPGRSAQINAPVAGRVVRLQVQRGRAVRAGQSLAVLDSPEVRTLALEAQRERAQARSEVDRLSAGVQLARQHYEREKELVALKISARREFQQAEAALRASEADWRAARSRLALSGAALSTRLAQLGQSGVRARADGTVVLFSPIAGVVADQQVTAGEAVEPGKALFRILDATQVWATAQVYEKDLERVRAGRSIEVTTQSYPGKTFRGRIESLDPAVDPQTRTLAVRAVLANPDGLLKPQMYARLLLVSDGAARPVSVVPRSAVVAADGLAVVYRKAGADRFRPVPVELGRSFEDTVEVRAGVRAGDEVVVERVWQLRAQSLKQQGAGVGGDEPGLGEASQPSTARTEAPGPDGAIPAWIWLAAAVALTVVGFLAGLQVAGRRGGQSAGVSTGALPKP; via the coding sequence GTGCGCAGCAAAGCGGCAAGGATTTTGACGGTGGCGGTGCTGGCGGGAGCGGCGGTGGCCGCTCCCGTTCGTGCCGGCGACGGTCACGGGGAAACGACTTTTGCTCCGCAGGGAGTGGCCGGTGGCGGCGAGGTGCGCATCGAGCCGCAGATGCAGCGGGCATTGGGTTTAAAGGTGGCCACCGTGGGCGAGCGGCCGGTGCGGGCGGGGCTGGTCGTCAACGGTCAGATCGAGGCGATCCCCGGCCGTTCAGCCCAGATCAACGCCCCGGTGGCGGGCCGGGTCGTGCGCCTGCAGGTGCAGCGCGGCCGGGCGGTGCGCGCGGGCCAGTCCCTGGCGGTGCTCGATAGCCCCGAGGTGCGGACTCTGGCGCTTGAGGCGCAGCGCGAGCGCGCCCAGGCCCGCTCCGAGGTGGACCGGCTCAGCGCCGGGGTGCAGCTGGCCCGCCAGCACTACGAGCGGGAAAAAGAATTGGTAGCACTGAAGATCTCCGCCCGCCGCGAATTTCAGCAGGCCGAGGCCGCTTTGCGCGCTTCGGAGGCGGATTGGCGGGCGGCCCGTTCCCGGCTCGCCCTGAGCGGGGCGGCCTTGAGCACCCGGCTTGCCCAACTGGGGCAAAGCGGCGTGCGGGCGCGCGCGGACGGCACGGTGGTGCTCTTTTCACCGATCGCCGGGGTGGTGGCAGATCAGCAGGTGACGGCGGGGGAAGCCGTCGAACCCGGCAAGGCGCTTTTTCGGATTCTCGATGCGACGCAAGTCTGGGCGACTGCCCAGGTCTACGAAAAAGATCTAGAGCGGGTGCGGGCGGGTCGGTCCATCGAGGTGACCACCCAGAGCTATCCGGGCAAGACGTTCCGCGGACGCATCGAGAGCCTCGACCCGGCGGTGGACCCCCAGACGCGCACGCTCGCGGTGCGGGCGGTGCTCGCCAACCCGGACGGGCTGTTGAAGCCGCAGATGTACGCCCGGTTGCTCCTGGTCAGCGACGGGGCGGCCCGGCCCGTATCGGTCGTGCCCCGCTCGGCGGTGGTGGCGGCCGACGGTCTGGCGGTGGTCTACCGCAAAGCGGGAGCGGACCGCTTTCGGCCGGTGCCGGTCGAATTGGGCCGCAGCTTCGAGGACACGGTCGAGGTGCGCGCGGGCGTGCGCGCGGGCGACGAAGTGGTCGTCGAGCGCGTCTGGCAGTTGCGGGCCCAGAGTTTGAAGCAGCAGGGGGCGGGTGTCGGCGGTGACGAGCCCGGCCTAGGGGAAGCATCGCAGCCATCCACGGCCCGGACCGAGGCGCCCG